A segment of the Manis javanica isolate MJ-LG chromosome 17, MJ_LKY, whole genome shotgun sequence genome:
GGACAGTGGCTGGATGAGTGGCTGGGTGGGGTTGACTCTCCCTTCCCTGATCTGGGAAGGAAGAACCCCAGCCCCCTCTGTATCACAGCGTTCGAGACCCGCTGCCCAAACGGTAAGAAGGTGATACAGTACAAGAGGGCGAAGCTGGAGAAGTGGGCCCCATACCTCAACAGGAATGGCCTCATGTGCCGCCTCACCACCTATGAGGACTTGGAGTGTAAGTGGGGCAGTCTGGCTGCAGGCAGCAGGAGAGCTGGGGCCCCCACTgtgctgtgtaaccttgggcacaTCACTACCACTCCCTTGTTGTGAATGTGGGCCCTGCTGGCCTTTGTGTGCTGGAAATGGTGGGACAGTGGCTGGGGGAGCTGGCCTGGGTGCACCAAGCACCAACTGGGCCCAACAGGTACCAAGGTTTTGGAGATAAAGGAGTGGTACGAGAACCGGGAGGACATGCTGCAGCTGAAGCACATAAACAAGAGCACAGGCCTGAATACTGACTACTTCAAGCCAGGCCACCCCCAGGCTCTGCGTGGTGAGTGGACCCCCATTGCTGGGCCAGCTAGGAGCCCAGGGTGGGCCTCACACACCTCTTAAAGCAGCCTCTGTGGCTGGCAGGTGGCGGAAGGAACCGGCACCCCTGTATTGATAGGATTCTTGCGAGTAAGCAACAGaaactgccctgcctccctgagcAAACCAGATGTGTGGGAGGTCAGGAGATGAGAAGAAAATCCAAGGAAGCCTAGAAATGTTCTGGCAGGAAAGTCAAAGCCAGGGCCACACACCTGTTCTATAGTTGGGATCGGGCACCCAGTGGGGACCACATTTATGGGGGGTCAGGATGCTGAGCACTAAAACCAGTAAATGCCCCCACAAGGGCAATGCAGAGAACGTAGAGAGTATGCACATGGCCATGAGCTCAGGagcctgggaagggagggaaggacatGCCTTGAGAGAGAATCAACAGCATTAACTAAGAattcacaagagaaaaaaatggggtCAATATATATCTAAAAAGATGATTAATCTCACTTTGtggttgaaattaaaaaaaatgaaacctaagAAGGGACGATCTTACAACCCTCATGttgacaaagatgaaaaaaaaaaggtcctatCTGGTGTGAGCAAGTGTGCAAAGCAGCAGTCAATCCCTATCCCTACTGGTAGGACAGCAAATTGGCACAACTTTTCTAGAGGGCAGTTGAGCAAAATAATCAATTGTAGCTTTAAAATATGTGTGCTTTTTGACCAGTTCTACTGCTCAGAATTAATTAGTCTTGGGCAAATAATGggcaagaataaaacaatgcatGATGCAGATGATTCACCATGGTGttgtttataaaaaacaaaaaggttgGAAACAGCCTAAATACCTAGCAGTAGGGAGTTGGTTACATACCTAATGCTCATCCATGATGTACCATCTCCCTGGGGTCTAGGGTTGGGTTTTCCAGACAGTGGCCAGAGCTCCTGGTGCTCACCCAGCCCTCTCCCGGGCTCCCTACCTCCCACTGCAGTACACTCATATACATCTGTGCAGCCTGAGATGGACCGGGTCATGGAGTTTTACGAAACGGCCCGTGTAGATGGCCTGATAAAGCGGGAGGAGACACCCAAGACGATGACCGAGTACTATCAAGGCAGGCCCGACTTCCTCTCCTACCGCCATGTCAATTTCGGGCCCAGGGTCAAAAAGTTGACTGTGAACAGTGCAGAGTCAATTCCCCGGCCCAAGAGGTTGACTGTGAACAGTGCAGAATCAAATCCCCGGCCCATGGTGGTAAGTGCTCGTGGGGCCTGGGCTCAGGCTGAGTTTACCCAGGATGGGGAGAACCCTAACCCTGGAGCCTCATCTTTCCCAAGTTATGATCCTGGGGCTGTCTGATGCCAGACTCTGCCCTCAGTATCATTTCCTAACTATTATAATGTGCACACTCCTGACCAAACATTTAGGGAATCTGGAAAAATATAGAGGAAAGTAAAAATATCTCAGAATGACATCTCTCAGATATTACCATGTATAAATAGGTTTGGTTTTGAGAGTCTTTTCTAGCTTGTTTGGGATGTGTGTATAGATAGAATCCTTGTATCACCCACTTAACATTAAACTGTGCATTTTGTTTCCTCATGTCATCACAAATTATTTGGCACCTGTGTTTAATGGCTATATGCCCAAGAAACTCTTTCTAGCTGTAAAGGGTGTCTAGTGATACGGCAGGATGCCTGCAGAGGTGGTGAGCTCCCCATCTGTAGACATAGGCAAACAGTCTTATGGGGGGAGGGCTAGAGAAGAAATCTAGCACTGAACAGGGCTGAGGTGGCCTGGCACATGAGAACTCCAGGGCCTTGAGAGCCAGTGTCCAGCTAGGAAGGGCCGCTCCACACAAACCCCTGTGACCCCAGGCCCCAGTGTCCCTGTGTGTCCTTTGCTCCTGCCCtgggaggcacacagagaaaccccctttcccacctcccaccctaTGCATATTCTGGCTGCCCAGAAAATCACAGAGCGATTCTTCCACAACCCCGAGAAGCCTGCGGATGAGGATGTGGCAGAGCGTGTGTTTCTCATCCTGGAGGAGTGCATCCAGCTGCGCTACCACTGCCGTGAGGACCACATCACAGTCAACACGTGCGAGTTCCTGCCGTGCACCGAGGTGGACAGCAAGGGCAACAAGATCATGACGCCCGACATGTGTGTCAGCTTTGAGGTGGGCCTAGGGGCTGTGGCCGGCACGAGTGGGTGGCAGTGCGGGGAGCAGAAGGCCCTGGGGCCCTCTGTGCCATCCCAGCTTGGGATGGAaactcctgcttcccagctgggaAATTCATCTCTGCCCCTTGGGAAAATCAAGAGCTCCCATCTGAGAACCCTTCTCTTTGCAGCTTCCCTGAAAATCTTCCCCCTTTCCACCAAGAATACCCCTCATCGTCCCTCCTTTCCCAGATCCTGGGACCAGCACTGGTAGGAGAAGACCCCACCACCTCCACTGGTCTGTTTCTTAGTTCAAATCCTCACTCTGCCGGCACACTCCTTAGCGCCTCTGAGCCTCCAGTTCctcttctatatattttataggtgagaaaactgaggtccagacaAATTAAGCAAGTTGtttgaagtcacacagctagaaaataGCAGGGGAATATCTGAACCCAATTGGTCTAGCTCCACAGTCTGCCAGGACCCCAGCCATTGCTGCCTGTCCACATCACTGTGGTGGTTGCTGTCCCAGGTGGAGCCCTTGGAGCACACCAAGAAGCTTCTCTACCAGTATGAGGCCATGATACATCTGAAGAACGAGGAGAAGTTGTCCAAACATCAGGCCCGGGAGTCAGAGCTGGAGGTGGGTTCCCATGGaagagtgggtgggtgggaggtggcaggggtggggggtatTAACAGTGCCCTCCCCCACTTCCCCGTTCAGGTGCTGGAGATCCTGAAGCTtcgagaggaagaggaggaggcacACACATTGACCGTCTCCATCTATGACACCAAGCGCAACGAGAAGAGCAAGGAGTATCGGGAGGCCATGGTAACATTTGCTCCTTGGCCCAGGCCCTGGCTTTTCCTGGAACTCCCCTGGCCTCCAGGGTGATGAGGATGATTAGGGAGGCTGTGGGAAGCCCTTTATAGGGGATGAAGTTATTGACCCCACTGTGGTTATCCTTGCTGCCTAGCTGACCATTTCTAAGGTTCGCCCCAAAGAGTACCCAGGATCCAGGCCAGGTCTCCCCCAACCTCCAGGACTATGGCCAAGTCAAGGCCTCTACTGCATGAGGGAAGAATTAAAACTGTGCACTCACCTCCACTGGGGGCTCCCCTTGGTGTCACAACCTGGGCCAGTAGCCCCAGTGAGCAACTCTGATCACAGGCCTGAGTTCTCTGGCCCCTGCGGCACATGGCATTCAAGTTACACCAAGCTGCAAGGCCCAGCTTGGTTTTGAGGCCAGTTCCTAAATCCCTTCACCAACCAAGTGAAGATTTCTAAAAGTAGTTTGGGATTGGGAAGGCAGGACAGGGCATCAAATGACTGGTTCTCAGACTCCCAGAGATGGGTGATGGCCCCCACATCTCCAGTTTCACAGGCCCATCTGCCAACACAGAACATAAAGCCCTGGGGcgaaagaaaaagggaattacTGGCACTTTTTGATTTAACATCATTGTAACTATCATCTAGTGCCATTTATTGAGCAAGCATCTACTGAATGTTAGGTACATGCTGAGGCTCAGGTCGAGACATGAATTCACCGTAAGACAGAGATGGTTGTTACCAGTAACTATAGCTGCAAGAGAGACAGCAACAGGGCACCTGGGGCCTCCGTCCCGGAGGGGCCAAGCACGGGAATCTGGGTTTGAGGCTTGCTTTTGTGCAGTCACACGTCGATGCAGAGCTGGTCTGGAGATCTCTGCAGCCCCTGTCAGTCCAGCtgacccctccctcccaccacctcccAGGAGCGTGTCATGCACGAGGAGCACTTGCGGCAGGTGGAAGCCCAACTGGACTACCTGGCACCATTCCTGGCACAGCTCCTGCCAGGAGAGAAGCTGACACGCTGGCAGGCCATGCGCCTCAAGGACGAGTGCCTCAGTGACTTCAAGCAGCAGCTCATCGACAAGGCCAACCTCATCCAGGCCCGTTTTGAAAAGGTGCGGCCAGGGCTCAGTCAGGGGAGAGGATCTCAGCATCCTCACCCAGAAAATGGGCCCAGGACTGTCTGTTCACCTCTTGAAAGCTTGTGAGGGACCAATGAGAGGATGAGTATGTCAGTGCTTGGAGTTTCCCAAAGACCAAGTTGTCCTTCCTCATTCTCGTTCATTGGGTGCAAGGGTGGTTGGAGGGATGGGTGGGTagagggatgggtgggtggataggAGGATGGATAAATGGGTggatgggagaggatggaggatggagggatggagagaggagTGGATAGGAGCATggaaggaaggtgggagggaaggataggaggatggatggatgggtggatgggtagtGGGTAGGTGGATGGTTGGATGGTAAATTATAACAACTTCTAGTCCTTGATCCATTTCTGTTGGCCAGGTACATAAAATGTAGTttccatgtattatctcatttaatcttcacaaaatgCTCTACAGTGATAGTGGTAGTGGGGGGTGTACGGTGACCCTCATTCGGTGGACAGGAAACAGGTAACTCTGAAAACGTTAGTAGCTTGTCCATAGTCACATGGCTGTCTGTCTCAACCTCTGCTCTGACCTCATGAACATGGTATCCCTCTAAAAATGAGCCCAGGGGCTCCTACCCCAGACATTTTGTGGCCCCTGCCTCTGTTCCTCTGGCTTCTGTGGGTGAAGGTAGTGTGGCTGGCCCTTGGGGGCCATCTGGTAGCTAGTGGGACTTCAGCCTGCAGCCTGGGTGAGGGTCAGCCCTCATCAACCCCactgccctctcctccccacgCCTGCAGGAGACCCAGGAGCTGCAAAAGCAGCAACAGTGGTACCAGGAGAACCAGATGACCATGACAGCTGAGGATGAAGACTTGTACCTGAGTTACTGCTCTCAGGCCATGTTTCGCATCCGCATCCTGGAGCAGAGGCTCAGTCGGTGAGGGGGGCTGAGGGGAGCCAGGCAGGAGCTGCTAGGATGCTGGAGCGCCAGCTTGTAACACCTCACCACCTCTCGTGCTTCCCTCTGATTTCAGACACAAGGAGCTGGCCCCACTGAAGTACCTGGCTCTGGAGGAAAAGCTCTATAAGGACCCACGCCTTGTGGAACTCATGAAAGTTTTTGCTTGATGCCCCTCCTGCGGCCTCAGCCACAGCTGCCTGAGGGAAAACCTCCTGCACAGTCTTGCCCCTGTGCTCCCTTCTCCCAGCTAATGACCATCCACTCAGGTGCCTGGCCTCATTGCCTCAcacctcctgcagccctgcctgtTCCTGCTTCTCCTGATATTCCTGTAAATAAACACTTAACAATTTGCCATTTGTACCTTATGTTTCAAAAGTTCCAGCACCAGCCTTtgtcttcttcccttctttatcTATAGCATGGGAAGCACCCCTCCCACCACACCCTACCTTCTTCCTCATTTGCTCCCTGTCCTTTCCATTAGGATGTTGAGTCTTTGCAGTGCCTCTGCAGATGATCCATCCCACAGCCACCTTCAAACAACTGGTTAGATCTCAATGTGGCCAGGGCGGCCCAGCTCACCGAGTGAGTATGGCAAGGCCAGTGTTCATGCTTCAGAACTTGGGGGCTTGACATTAAGGCTGCAAGTGGCTGCATCCCAACTTTTCTTACCAGCCACTATTCAGCCGTCTGCAAAATGGGATGATATCATTTTACATGAGATAAATTTGTAAAGCAGAGGACTGGAAGTGGAACTCAGAAACCACTCACTAAATGTTAGCTTAAaaaatggccaatagacacatggaaATGTCAAATGCAttatttatcagggaaatgaacgGCCACCATACACCCTCCAGTATGGTGTTACATAAAGTGAGTAAGTATTGGTGAAGGTGAGGCAACTGGAACTCTCAAACAGCTTTCCTAGTGAAAGTGTGAAtcagtacaaccactttggaacaCCGGCCGTGTCTACTAAAACTAAACTTTGGcctagtaattctactcctaggttccactcctcccacccacccaccatccatctattcatccatcacccatccatccatccaataaACAAGAATGATGAACAACTCAAcagaaatgtatatacatatccACCAAAAGGCATGTACTACAATGTTCACGGCAGCACTAGTAATACTAGGACCAAactggaaatgacccaaatgcCCAACAAGAGTAGAATGGATACATATATTGTGGTCTTGAGACATTTTTGCCGTCGACTGGTATGGGagagtgctactggcatctagtacgTGGAGGCTGCTGACGCTGTGAAACATTGGAGgaacaatgcacaggacagcttcCACATGGAGTCATCTAGCCTAAAATGTCAgtactgaggttgagaaaccctgctccagcccagtgaaaatgaataaactacaATTACATGGCTTGATGTGGTTGGATTTCTCAAGCataacaataaaagattttaggTACAAGAAAGgtacatattgcatgattccatttatataaagcaaaaagaaaacacaggcaaaataaaTCGATAGAAGTGTATCACTATTAGGGTGTAAGGGTTAGTGAATGTAAGGGAgcactggggtgggagggggtggctcctAGAGTGCTGGTTAATATTCTTGACCTGAGTATGTTCAGTTTTTGAAATCCTTCAACCTTGTACACTTACAGGATATGCCTTTTGGGATATGTGTATTATACTTCAATATGAAGTGTTTTAAAATGCTGATCATGAATCCAATCAGGCTTTAACTTCCATTCAACAAGAAATTCCGGGGAAAAGGAACAAGGTAAATGACACTAGAAGCGAAAAGTTGAACAAAATTGTAATGCAGTCTTTAATTGTAATGCTGCTTCCGATGTCCTTTAAGGTAAACGGCTTGATCAATCTCTTCAAAAGATTAATgtcattataaaaaaaattggGGGTAGGAGGGCTGAAATAGAATGAGCTTAAGAGGAGCCAAGTATACGGAATATTGTTTTCTGGttagaaacaaattacaaaacATATTTTCTGGATGATTGGGTAAATCTGGACTGGATGTTAGAGAACTATGTTTCCTTAGGTGCCAGGATACAATGGTTATGTGGGATGAGGACCTTATTTTTAAGAGCTATATGCTCAGTAGTTAGTGTCGGGTGTGAAATATCTTGCTGTCCGtaactttcaaatggttcagaaaaattACGTGGACAAAGCACATTTGGCAAAATATCAGCAAGTGTTGATATCCAGGTGGTAAGTATATGGGTACTCATTCTACCACTAAACTATTGTACATCATCATAGTATTCTTTCCAGTTCTCTCTATTAAGTGTTTCATAATAAAAAGCTGAGGGAAAATACAGGGTGAAGAGTTTTGATTGGACTTTATTCTGCCAATCTAGTCCTCTTTTGATAGTGACGCTACGCCTCTCTTAGTCTATTTCCAAAAGTACAACATGAGGGGTGGACCCTCTTTCTGGCAGAGGTGTGGTACAGTGGAGAAACCCGTAGGTTTTGCTTTAACACGGGTTCAAATCCTGACACCATTACTTTTTAGCTGCGTAACCTTTTACAAGCACCTTCACCTGCGTCTGTTCTGTGAACAGGACAGGAATTCCCACCCCTTTAGGGTGGTCGGGAGCATTGACATCAAGCAGCCTCCAGCTCAGTGAGTGAGTGGGGAATAAAGCCTTCAGGCACCGGGCTCTGGGAAGTCTGCACTACCCTCGCAACTGACAGCCTGGCCCCAGGGGCCGCTCCGGTGCCGCCCAGTTCCTGCTAAGAAGCCCCCTGACGGTGAGGCCACGAGAGGGACCCAGACCCTCGCCGGTTACGGCTCTTCCCTAAGCCCACCCTACGCACGAATCACAAATGAAGGCGGCCTTCCTCGGATTGCTAGTTGGCGGTCCCCCTTAAGGGAGCAGCCAATTCATCCATTCACCGAGGGTGCGGCCGTGGGCACGGCGCTCCGGGGCTCCACTCCGGACTCGGACCTAAGTTCTGGTTCTGTTTCCCTACAGACCTCCTGTGGGTCTTTCAAGCCAGCATCTGAaccaaagaaaaagagcaaagtcCTCGCACCACGACAGCACAGCCCCCGAGCAAAGGGAAGATGCGGGAGCTGCCAAAACGCTGACTAAGGCCTCGTCCAAGATTAGCCCCACTCCAAGATGTTAAGTCCTCGGCTTCAAGCTGCCTCCGATGTCCTTTTTCCCATTGGCTAGCTGGGAATTGGTTTTCTAATAAAGTGAACGCTGATTGGTCGAACGGAGACGGTTGCTAAAGCAATTGATGCAGCCACCATTGGAGGGCGTCGCGCAAAAATTTTCAAACGCAAACTAGGTTcaagagaggggagggaagggtgggCATGAGGAGGAGGCGGGACCAAGGAAACGAAGTCTTCATTGGGTCATTAGAGGCCGAGGGCTGGCTCTTGAATGCTCCTTCCTCGTGATTAGTCCAATCAGGAAAAGTGGGCAGGGACCTTGGAAAAGCGGCAGAAGCGCCTGCTTCGATTGGTCAAGCCTGGCAGGAGGCGGTGCTCCTGCGGCGGCTGAAAGGTGCGATAGGCTGGGGGGGCAGGGCTCTGGGCCGGAGGTTTGTTGTGAGGGTCGGTTGTCAAGCAGCGACCAAtcaggggagggaatggaggcaaGTAGGGGTCGCGCCTAGAGCACAGCCTCGGCCTCCGGAGCTGCCCCTGCAGGTGGAGTGGGCAAGTGGGGAGGCAGCGAGGGATTGATGAGTCCTGAACTGGAAAGAGCCTGGCGGATCCGGGCCTGGCTGCGGCGGAGAGGGCGAGGGCTCTAGGCAGGGGATGCTGGGGCCCATGCCCCGCAGACTGTGAGGAGTGGGAGAATCAGGCGCGGCGGAGAAACCAGTCTCAGGATGGGGGCATGAGGGGAAGACCGGGGAGACCGGAAGCAGAGCCGGGGGCCCTCAGGAGAACTGGTGATGATGAATAGGGCCACAGGAAGCAGGAGAGTGAATGAATGGGGGATACTGATAGCAGAGAGGAAGGGCAGTAAATGGGGTCTGGCGAGGCAAGAGCCAAGTTACCGAGCCCAGGAGACAGGATGTGCACTGATGGGGGATCTGGCTTCgggaagaaggggagggaacAGAGGACTAGAGGGGTAAAACTGGAGAAGtcaggagaaaggggaaggagaggagaggttcATGGGGCAGAGGTTTGGAGGAAGGCGATAGAAGGCTCTACGAGGTGGCTTTTACAGTTGAGTCATACCGACTCATGCCCAGACTGGAGGCCTAGTTCCTAGTACTGTCCTTGGGAATTGCAGGGGCCAGGAGTAGTTAGTTCTCTTGCCTCTTGGACCCTCTTGGATTGGACCCTCAAGGCCCTCTTTGAGATTCTCCCAAGAGATTTCAGGGCCTGTCTGAAGCGCCTCTCATAAGCTCCTATGTTTAGCTTCTGGCTCCACCCCCTATCATACGTCAGATGAAACAGTGACTCCCAGAAATCTGTCTGAACTGCAGACATGTGGACTTCCCCGCCCCACTGCGGCTGCTGCACTTCAGGCAGCCAGCCTCCTGGAACAAAGCCTCCTCGCCTCCCCTCATCCTGGCCTCTGGGAGGACCTTCTTTTTCCCTGTGTTCTGAGTCACCTAGTCTGAGGTGCCCCCTCTCCAGATTCTCAAACCCAATTTGCAGTGCGGCTCTTGACTCTGGTGACATTGGTGGGTATCTATCTTTACCAAGTGGCCTTGGTGATCCAGGGAACTACAGCTACAGTTCTTCAAACCCGGAGTCCCCCAAACTCTCACCAAGTGTTTCCTAACAAGCCATCACCTCTGTTTTGTGTTCCAGCCTGGTGTTGAGCTGAGATGGTTCAAGCCTGACATTCCATGATACAGGATCCCGACAGGCGCTCACAGGCTGCTGCCGTGGCTGCTGTAGATGATTTAAGACCACAAGGCAGTCCGGGGCTGAGAGACGAGGCATTTCCTCTACCTGGATGTGTGGTAACCCCCTGCCAACTTGATTTGTGGATCTGGGGgggatccacccccaccccacacagcaAGTACAGTCTATTTTGTGGGTGGAGCTTCAGGTCCCAGCCAACTGAAGGATGGCCACCCCTGTGGTCACCAAGACAGCCTGGAAGTTGCGtgagtagttttcattttttatttctcactgtttGCCTCATTAGCTGCTTATAGCTGGGTGGCCTGAACCTCAAGCTTTGACTCCTATTCCTGGCACAAGGGGGGACTCTCAGGCCTTGAGTAAGATAGACAAAGATGCAAATCCTGACTTTGGCATTTATTAGCTAGATGAcattgggcaagtgacttaacctctttgaGGTTTAGTTTCCTGTCTGTACAATGAGCTAATCACACTTGTATTCCAGAGTGGCTGTGAGATTCCAGTGAGATAGTGAATGTAAAGAAGCACTTTACTGCAGGATTTCCAGTTAGGCTGATGGGCCTGAGAGGACGAGAAATTCTGAAGGATGTTCTTGGCATTTTCAGACATTGGCATCTCACAAGTCAAACTTCCCCCTTCAGATAAAGGCAtcttgggatgggggtgggggcgggagggTAGGCAGAGGGATGTTGACAGGGCTCTGGAATTTGACTGAGCATGTGTACCACCCACTCTCACCATTACTCTATTCTAGCGGTTCTCGCCACTTTGCTCTCTTAGGACCATTTTATACTCGTAAAAATTATTGGGACCCCAAAGACTTTCTGTTTATGGGAGTTATAATCTATCGTTAGATATTAATACTGAGATGTTTTACAACAAGAATATACAGTCAAATATGCCATTAGTGATGATGTCATCATGTGTCACATATGTACTGGAAAACTTCACTATATACTTATGAGCAAACAAGTATAATACCATCTTAgtattataaaaatagttttgttcTCTTGTACCCCTTGAAATGACCTTGAGGATCCCAAGTTTCCCCAGATCGtattttgagaactactgctctacATGCTGGTGCCCTGTGAGGCTTACCCCGACTATAATCACTGGTTTGCATAGGTTTGGTCTGCCCAGACCGGTCGCCCTCTGTTATGAGCTGTGTCTGAGCAGTTTTCAGAAGCTGGGGCAAGGCTCTGTCCCTTTTTAACCTTGGGTTAGAACTTGGGTAAAGctcttttctgggcctcagtgtcctcatttgtaaaatgagaggtTTGGCCAGTTTTAAATTGTTCCTCAGCCCTAGGGTTCTGGAAGAACCCTGTTATGAGCTCCCAAGGAGGGTATACTTTGGACAGAGTAACTTTGTATTTTGGAGGATTATGTAtcccttcaacagctggtcttTCCTGAGCAtagaaccaggcactgggttGACAGTTGGGGGGCAAATCTGACAAGGTCCCTATGCAATGGGGCTGAGAGCTGGGGAGAGTGACAGGCAGGAATCATAAAATAATACTCCTGCATTTCTCCTCCAATTCCCAGCTGGGACATGTGCTTTGGAACAGCTAACTAGATGTTGGAGGGGTGAGGGTAGGGGAATGCTATAGGGTGCCTGAGCAGCATGTGTAAAGGCACTGAGGCAGGAAGCTCAGTGCATTGGAAGGGCTCAAAGGAGGCCACAGGCTGTAGCATAGcacaacagtggggagaatgtGATACCACTGAGGCTGGTGAGGTCTT
Coding sequences within it:
- the DRC7 gene encoding dynein regulatory complex subunit 7 isoform X3; this encodes MEVLKEKVEEEEEAEREEAAERAEKGEKMMRPSEMQKEEIMTQEMIRDLEKKLSEIEIMVPEKPSIITKDTIDISKLPLSYRSNTPKEEHLLQVADSFSRQYSHLCPDRVPLFLHPLNECDVPKFVSTTIRPTLMPYPELYNWDGCAQFVSDSLSMVPLPDPLKPPCYLYSSTTVLKCQKGNCFDFSTLLCSMLIGAGYDAYCVNGYGSLDLCHMDLTREVCPLTTKPKEKVQEEKKSPPKKYTVKPPRDLSSRFEQEQEKKQQEQIKAEEERRLREEEEHLLEMENAKADPLHGLRVHSWVLVLSGKREVPESFFIDSFTARSYSTQNDHFLGIESLWNHKNYWVNMQDCWNCCKDLIFDLGDPVRWEYLLLGTDKSHLSMTKEDDEGMNDDDDVENLQDKEDEDKSFDMPQSWVEQIEISPEAFETRCPNGKKVIQYKRAKLEKWAPYLNRNGLMCRLTTYEDLECTKVLEIKEWYENREDMLQLKHINKSTGLNTDYFKPGHPQALRVHSYTSVQPEMDRVMEFYETARVDGLIKREETPKTMTEYYQGRPDFLSYRHVNFGPRVKKLTVNSAESIPRPKRLTVNSAESNPRPMVPADEDVAERVFLILEECIQLRYHCREDHITVNTCEFLPCTEVDSKGNKIMTPDMCVSFEVEPLEHTKKLLYQYEAMIHLKNEEKLSKHQARESELEVLEILKLREEEEEAHTLTVSIYDTKRNEKSKEYREAMERVMHEEHLRQVEAQLDYLAPFLAQLLPGEKLTRWQAMRLKDECLSDFKQQLIDKANLIQARFEKETQELQKQQQWYQENQMTMTAEDEDLYLSYCSQAMFRIRILEQRLSRHKELAPLKYLALEEKLYKDPRLVELMKVFA
- the DRC7 gene encoding dynein regulatory complex subunit 7 isoform X1: MEVLKEKVEEEEEAEREEAAERAEKGEKMMRPSEMQKEEIMTQEMIRDLEKKLSEIEIMVPEKPSIITKDTIDISKLPLSYRSNTPKEEHLLQVADSFSRQYSHLCPDRVPLFLHPLNECDVPKFVSTTIRPTLMPYPELYNWDGCAQFVSDSLSMVPLPDPLKPPCYLYSSTTVLKCQKGNCFDFSTLLCSMLIGAGYDAYCVNGYGSLDLCHMDLTREVCPLTTKPKEKVQEEKKSPPKKYTVKPPRDLSSRFEQEQEKKQQEQIKAEEERRLREEEEHLLEMENAKADPLHGLRVHSWVLVLSGKREVPESFFIDSFTARSYSTQNDHFLGIESLWNHKNYWVNMQDCWNCCKDLIFDLGDPVRWEYLLLGTDKSHLSMTKEDDEGMNDDDDVENLQDKEDEDKSFDMPQSWVEQIEISPEAFETRCPNGKKVIQYKRAKLEKWAPYLNRNGLMCRLTTYEDLECTKVLEIKEWYENREDMLQLKHINKSTGLNTDYFKPGHPQALRVHSYTSVQPEMDRVMEFYETARVDGLIKREETPKTMTEYYQGRPDFLSYRHVNFGPRVKKLTVNSAESIPRPKRLTVNSAESNPRPMVKITERFFHNPEKPADEDVAERVFLILEECIQLRYHCREDHITVNTCEFLPCTEVDSKGNKIMTPDMCVSFEVEPLEHTKKLLYQYEAMIHLKNEEKLSKHQARESELEVLEILKLREEEEEAHTLTVSIYDTKRNEKSKEYREAMERVMHEEHLRQVEAQLDYLAPFLAQLLPGEKLTRWQAMRLKDECLSDFKQQLIDKANLIQARFEKETQELQKQQQWYQENQMTMTAEDEDLYLSYCSQAMFRIRILEQRLSRHKELAPLKYLALEEKLYKDPRLVELMKVFA
- the DRC7 gene encoding dynein regulatory complex subunit 7 isoform X2, which encodes MEVLKEKVEEEEEAEREEAAERAEKGEKMMRPSEMQKEEIMTQEMIRDLEKKLSEIEIMVPEKPSIITKDTIDISKLPLSYRSNTPKEEHLLQVADSFSRQYSHLCPDRVPLFLHPLNECDVPKFVSTTIRPTLMPYPELYNWDGCAQFVSDSLSMVPLPDPLKPPCYLYSSTTVLKCQKGNCFDFSTLLCSMLIGAGYDAYCVNGYGSLDLCHMDLTREVCPLTTKPKEKVQEEKKSPPKKYTVKPPRDLSSRFEQEQEKKQQEQIKAEEERRLREEEEHLLEMENAKADPLHGLRVHSWVLVLSGKREVPESFFIDSFTARSYSTQNDHFLGIESLWNHKNYWVNMQDCWNCCKDLIFDLGDPVRWEYLLLGTDKSHLSMTKEDDEGMNDDDDVENLDKEDEDKSFDMPQSWVEQIEISPEAFETRCPNGKKVIQYKRAKLEKWAPYLNRNGLMCRLTTYEDLECTKVLEIKEWYENREDMLQLKHINKSTGLNTDYFKPGHPQALRVHSYTSVQPEMDRVMEFYETARVDGLIKREETPKTMTEYYQGRPDFLSYRHVNFGPRVKKLTVNSAESIPRPKRLTVNSAESNPRPMVKITERFFHNPEKPADEDVAERVFLILEECIQLRYHCREDHITVNTCEFLPCTEVDSKGNKIMTPDMCVSFEVEPLEHTKKLLYQYEAMIHLKNEEKLSKHQARESELEVLEILKLREEEEEAHTLTVSIYDTKRNEKSKEYREAMERVMHEEHLRQVEAQLDYLAPFLAQLLPGEKLTRWQAMRLKDECLSDFKQQLIDKANLIQARFEKETQELQKQQQWYQENQMTMTAEDEDLYLSYCSQAMFRIRILEQRLSRHKELAPLKYLALEEKLYKDPRLVELMKVFA
- the DRC7 gene encoding dynein regulatory complex subunit 7 isoform X4; translated protein: MPYPELYNWDGCAQFVSDSLSMVPLPDPLKPPCYLYSSTTVLKCQKGNCFDFSTLLCSMLIGAGYDAYCVNGYGSLDLCHMDLTREVCPLTTKPKEKVQEEKKSPPKKYTVKPPRDLSSRFEQEQEKKQQEQIKAEEERRLREEEEHLLEMENAKADPLHGLRVHSWVLVLSGKREVPESFFIDSFTARSYSTQNDHFLGIESLWNHKNYWVNMQDCWNCCKDLIFDLGDPVRWEYLLLGTDKSHLSMTKEDDEGMNDDDDVENLQDKEDEDKSFDMPQSWVEQIEISPEAFETRCPNGKKVIQYKRAKLEKWAPYLNRNGLMCRLTTYEDLECTKVLEIKEWYENREDMLQLKHINKSTGLNTDYFKPGHPQALRVHSYTSVQPEMDRVMEFYETARVDGLIKREETPKTMTEYYQGRPDFLSYRHVNFGPRVKKLTVNSAESIPRPKRLTVNSAESNPRPMVKITERFFHNPEKPADEDVAERVFLILEECIQLRYHCREDHITVNTCEFLPCTEVDSKGNKIMTPDMCVSFEVEPLEHTKKLLYQYEAMIHLKNEEKLSKHQARESELEVLEILKLREEEEEAHTLTVSIYDTKRNEKSKEYREAMERVMHEEHLRQVEAQLDYLAPFLAQLLPGEKLTRWQAMRLKDECLSDFKQQLIDKANLIQARFEKETQELQKQQQWYQENQMTMTAEDEDLYLSYCSQAMFRIRILEQRLSRHKELAPLKYLALEEKLYKDPRLVELMKVFA